A genomic region of Xiphophorus couchianus chromosome 9, X_couchianus-1.0, whole genome shotgun sequence contains the following coding sequences:
- the LOC114150408 gene encoding afadin- and alpha-actinin-binding protein-like isoform X2: MKFSTLVADGCTATMPESSQVKDARRCSVECRTPPLSQFSQSSLPLHRNSHRLSTFCTEHNLQECLSHISQEVSLLGLSPGWTESDSGSQLNVVAVLNCMYDLIQLHHRSLRTLENMEIEQLKLSSSMDFLKINNTHLKEEVEVSKRQNMGLLERERQLQLKLKSLQNCLKNEKEEVQKLQNIISSRACQFNHEMKRREREFTKLKERLNQLLADKKDRKPAIDVLNNIGRADGKRSLWKTEKTEAKHEGEMYRTLLNNYDMRQREMVLENAELRKVMHQMKKEMVSILKSRKLIPKGENYDHNDTQAASDEDDEVFDPSKESLELFCIDAREKLTNSIRLQWRRLKSHVERLDSQVSLTQISESNNDDVVPRENHEEEMDRLKMEIQRCKDFIQKQQQLLQKQLSCVCNEDSVSLQNDGYMLQEKKRLSEEWKSLEEQRKSFERERRNFTEAAIRLSHERKIFEEDRGTWLKQQFLSMSPFGNSKQLHVPKSASALLIAETEVSAPMGPETLSEWQPDSASPIPRSVSLTYSSAADLECELRLIPENGVTYSSSKHRKAEHFEELSPLCKNVSLRDKQWTESEDLSNYSLTPEKSSSI; encoded by the exons ATGAA ATTTTCCACACTGGTTGCTGACGGCTGCACTGCAACAATGCCAGAGTCCTCACAGG TCAAGGACGCTCGCCGCTGTTCTGTGGAATGTAGAACACCTCCCTTGAGTCAGTTCAGCCAGTCATCGCTGCCACTCCACAGAAACTCTCACAGGCTCAGCACCTTCTGCACAGAGCACAATCTGCAGGAATGCCTGTCTCACATCAGTCAG GAGGTGTCACTGCTGGGTCTCTCGCCTGGCTGGACCGAGTCGGACAGCGGCTCACAGCTGAATGTTGTGGCTGTGCTGAATTGCATGTATGACCTGATTCAGCTGCACCACAGGAGCCTGAGAACACTGGAGAACATGGAAATAGAGCAGCTGAAACTCAGCAGCAGTATGGATTTCCTGAAGATCAATAACACTCATCTAAAG GAAGAGGTTGAAGTTTCCAAACGACAAAACATGGGATTGCTTGAGAGAGAacgacagctgcagctgaaactgAAGAGTCTGCAGAACTGTctgaaaaatgagaaagaagaG GTGCAAAAACTGCAGAACATAATTTCAAGCCGTGCTTGTCAGTTCAACCACGAAATGaaaaggagggagagagaaTTCACTAAACTAAAGGAGCGACTGAATCAACTCCTAGCTGACAAAAAAGATAGAAAACCAG CTATTGACGTATTAAACAACATTGGAAGAGCTGATGGAAAGAGAAGCctttggaaaactgaaaaaacagagGCAAA gcaTGAGGGAGAGATGTATAGGACACTACTAAACAACTACGACATGAGGCAGAGGGAGATGGTCCTGGAAAATGCAGAGCTGAGGAAGGTGATGCATCAGATGAAGAAGGAGATGGTGTCCATCCTGAAGTCAAGAAAACTGATCCCCAAAGGAGAAAATTATGACCATAATGACACACAG GCTGCCTCAGACGAAGACGATGAGGTGTTTGACCCCAGTAAGGAAAGTTTAGAGCTGTTTTGTATTGATGCCAGGGAGAAGCTGACTAACAGTATTCGCCTCCAGTGGAGAAGACTCAAGAGCCATGTTGAAAGACTGGACAGCCAAG tatctTTGACTCAGATATCTGAGTCTAACAATGATGACGTTGTCCCTCGTGAGAATCATGAGGAGGAGATGGACCGGCTAAAGATGGAGATCCAGCGGTGCAAAGATTTCAttcaaaagcagcagcagctcctacaG AAGCAGCTGAGCTGTGTGTGCAACGAAGACTCAGTGTCGCTGCAGAATGATGGCTACATGCTGCAGGAGAAGAAACGCCTCAGTGAGGAATGGAAGAGCTTAGAGGAACAGAGAAAGAGCTTTGAGAGGGAAAGGAGGAACTTCACTGAAGCAGCTATTAGACTGAGCCATGAG AGGAAGATCTTTGAGGAGGATCGGGGAACATGGCTCAAACAGCAGTTTCTAAGTATGAGTCCGTTTGGAAACTCAAAGCAGCTTCATGTGCCGAAGTCAGCAAGTGCCTTATTGATCG CTGAAACGGAGGTTAGTGCACCAATGGGTCCAGAAACACTCAGCGAATGGCAACCAGACTCGGCCTCCCCAATACCCAGATCGGTTTCTCTCACATATTCTTCTGCAGCTGATTTGGAGTGTGAACTTCGCCTTATTCCAGAAAATGG TGTGACTTACAGCTCGTCAAAACACAGAAAGGCAGAACATTTTGAGGAATTGAGCCCACTatgcaaaaatgtttctctgcgGGACAAACAGTGGACGGAGAGCGAAGACCTCAGCAACTATTCACTCACACCTGAGAAGAGCAGTAGTATATGA
- the LOC114150408 gene encoding afadin- and alpha-actinin-binding protein-like isoform X3, with protein MPESSQVKDARRCSVECRTPPLSQFSQSSLPLHRNSHRLSTFCTEHNLQECLSHISQEVSLLGLSPGWTESDSGSQLNVVAVLNCMYDLIQLHHRSLRTLENMEIEQLKLSSSMDFLKINNTHLKEEVEVSKRQNMGLLERERQLQLKLKSLQNCLKNEKEEVQKLQNIISSRACQFNHEMKRREREFTKLKERLNQLLADKKDRKPAIDVLNNIGRADGKRSLWKTEKTEAKHEGEMYRTLLNNYDMRQREMVLENAELRKVMHQMKKEMVSILKSRKLIPKGENYDHNDTQAASDEDDEVFDPSKESLELFCIDAREKLTNSIRLQWRRLKSHVERLDSQVSLTQISESNNDDVVPRENHEEEMDRLKMEIQRCKDFIQKQQQLLQKQLSCVCNEDSVSLQNDGYMLQEKKRLSEEWKSLEEQRKSFERERRNFTEAAIRLSHERKIFEEDRGTWLKQQFLSMSPFGNSKQLHVPKSASALLIAETEVSAPMGPETLSEWQPDSASPIPRSVSLTYSSAADLECELRLIPENGVTYSSSKHRKAEHFEELSPLCKNVSLRDKQWTESEDLSNYSLTPEKSSSI; from the exons ATGCCAGAGTCCTCACAGG TCAAGGACGCTCGCCGCTGTTCTGTGGAATGTAGAACACCTCCCTTGAGTCAGTTCAGCCAGTCATCGCTGCCACTCCACAGAAACTCTCACAGGCTCAGCACCTTCTGCACAGAGCACAATCTGCAGGAATGCCTGTCTCACATCAGTCAG GAGGTGTCACTGCTGGGTCTCTCGCCTGGCTGGACCGAGTCGGACAGCGGCTCACAGCTGAATGTTGTGGCTGTGCTGAATTGCATGTATGACCTGATTCAGCTGCACCACAGGAGCCTGAGAACACTGGAGAACATGGAAATAGAGCAGCTGAAACTCAGCAGCAGTATGGATTTCCTGAAGATCAATAACACTCATCTAAAG GAAGAGGTTGAAGTTTCCAAACGACAAAACATGGGATTGCTTGAGAGAGAacgacagctgcagctgaaactgAAGAGTCTGCAGAACTGTctgaaaaatgagaaagaagaG GTGCAAAAACTGCAGAACATAATTTCAAGCCGTGCTTGTCAGTTCAACCACGAAATGaaaaggagggagagagaaTTCACTAAACTAAAGGAGCGACTGAATCAACTCCTAGCTGACAAAAAAGATAGAAAACCAG CTATTGACGTATTAAACAACATTGGAAGAGCTGATGGAAAGAGAAGCctttggaaaactgaaaaaacagagGCAAA gcaTGAGGGAGAGATGTATAGGACACTACTAAACAACTACGACATGAGGCAGAGGGAGATGGTCCTGGAAAATGCAGAGCTGAGGAAGGTGATGCATCAGATGAAGAAGGAGATGGTGTCCATCCTGAAGTCAAGAAAACTGATCCCCAAAGGAGAAAATTATGACCATAATGACACACAG GCTGCCTCAGACGAAGACGATGAGGTGTTTGACCCCAGTAAGGAAAGTTTAGAGCTGTTTTGTATTGATGCCAGGGAGAAGCTGACTAACAGTATTCGCCTCCAGTGGAGAAGACTCAAGAGCCATGTTGAAAGACTGGACAGCCAAG tatctTTGACTCAGATATCTGAGTCTAACAATGATGACGTTGTCCCTCGTGAGAATCATGAGGAGGAGATGGACCGGCTAAAGATGGAGATCCAGCGGTGCAAAGATTTCAttcaaaagcagcagcagctcctacaG AAGCAGCTGAGCTGTGTGTGCAACGAAGACTCAGTGTCGCTGCAGAATGATGGCTACATGCTGCAGGAGAAGAAACGCCTCAGTGAGGAATGGAAGAGCTTAGAGGAACAGAGAAAGAGCTTTGAGAGGGAAAGGAGGAACTTCACTGAAGCAGCTATTAGACTGAGCCATGAG AGGAAGATCTTTGAGGAGGATCGGGGAACATGGCTCAAACAGCAGTTTCTAAGTATGAGTCCGTTTGGAAACTCAAAGCAGCTTCATGTGCCGAAGTCAGCAAGTGCCTTATTGATCG CTGAAACGGAGGTTAGTGCACCAATGGGTCCAGAAACACTCAGCGAATGGCAACCAGACTCGGCCTCCCCAATACCCAGATCGGTTTCTCTCACATATTCTTCTGCAGCTGATTTGGAGTGTGAACTTCGCCTTATTCCAGAAAATGG TGTGACTTACAGCTCGTCAAAACACAGAAAGGCAGAACATTTTGAGGAATTGAGCCCACTatgcaaaaatgtttctctgcgGGACAAACAGTGGACGGAGAGCGAAGACCTCAGCAACTATTCACTCACACCTGAGAAGAGCAGTAGTATATGA
- the LOC114150408 gene encoding afadin- and alpha-actinin-binding protein-like isoform X1 has protein sequence MNLLQVSTPHHCMFILKARFSTLVADGCTATMPESSQVKDARRCSVECRTPPLSQFSQSSLPLHRNSHRLSTFCTEHNLQECLSHISQEVSLLGLSPGWTESDSGSQLNVVAVLNCMYDLIQLHHRSLRTLENMEIEQLKLSSSMDFLKINNTHLKEEVEVSKRQNMGLLERERQLQLKLKSLQNCLKNEKEEVQKLQNIISSRACQFNHEMKRREREFTKLKERLNQLLADKKDRKPAIDVLNNIGRADGKRSLWKTEKTEAKHEGEMYRTLLNNYDMRQREMVLENAELRKVMHQMKKEMVSILKSRKLIPKGENYDHNDTQAASDEDDEVFDPSKESLELFCIDAREKLTNSIRLQWRRLKSHVERLDSQVSLTQISESNNDDVVPRENHEEEMDRLKMEIQRCKDFIQKQQQLLQKQLSCVCNEDSVSLQNDGYMLQEKKRLSEEWKSLEEQRKSFERERRNFTEAAIRLSHERKIFEEDRGTWLKQQFLSMSPFGNSKQLHVPKSASALLIAETEVSAPMGPETLSEWQPDSASPIPRSVSLTYSSAADLECELRLIPENGVTYSSSKHRKAEHFEELSPLCKNVSLRDKQWTESEDLSNYSLTPEKSSSI, from the exons ATGAA TTTGTTGCAGGTTTCAACCCCTCACCACTGCATGTTTATTCTCAAAGCCCG ATTTTCCACACTGGTTGCTGACGGCTGCACTGCAACAATGCCAGAGTCCTCACAGG TCAAGGACGCTCGCCGCTGTTCTGTGGAATGTAGAACACCTCCCTTGAGTCAGTTCAGCCAGTCATCGCTGCCACTCCACAGAAACTCTCACAGGCTCAGCACCTTCTGCACAGAGCACAATCTGCAGGAATGCCTGTCTCACATCAGTCAG GAGGTGTCACTGCTGGGTCTCTCGCCTGGCTGGACCGAGTCGGACAGCGGCTCACAGCTGAATGTTGTGGCTGTGCTGAATTGCATGTATGACCTGATTCAGCTGCACCACAGGAGCCTGAGAACACTGGAGAACATGGAAATAGAGCAGCTGAAACTCAGCAGCAGTATGGATTTCCTGAAGATCAATAACACTCATCTAAAG GAAGAGGTTGAAGTTTCCAAACGACAAAACATGGGATTGCTTGAGAGAGAacgacagctgcagctgaaactgAAGAGTCTGCAGAACTGTctgaaaaatgagaaagaagaG GTGCAAAAACTGCAGAACATAATTTCAAGCCGTGCTTGTCAGTTCAACCACGAAATGaaaaggagggagagagaaTTCACTAAACTAAAGGAGCGACTGAATCAACTCCTAGCTGACAAAAAAGATAGAAAACCAG CTATTGACGTATTAAACAACATTGGAAGAGCTGATGGAAAGAGAAGCctttggaaaactgaaaaaacagagGCAAA gcaTGAGGGAGAGATGTATAGGACACTACTAAACAACTACGACATGAGGCAGAGGGAGATGGTCCTGGAAAATGCAGAGCTGAGGAAGGTGATGCATCAGATGAAGAAGGAGATGGTGTCCATCCTGAAGTCAAGAAAACTGATCCCCAAAGGAGAAAATTATGACCATAATGACACACAG GCTGCCTCAGACGAAGACGATGAGGTGTTTGACCCCAGTAAGGAAAGTTTAGAGCTGTTTTGTATTGATGCCAGGGAGAAGCTGACTAACAGTATTCGCCTCCAGTGGAGAAGACTCAAGAGCCATGTTGAAAGACTGGACAGCCAAG tatctTTGACTCAGATATCTGAGTCTAACAATGATGACGTTGTCCCTCGTGAGAATCATGAGGAGGAGATGGACCGGCTAAAGATGGAGATCCAGCGGTGCAAAGATTTCAttcaaaagcagcagcagctcctacaG AAGCAGCTGAGCTGTGTGTGCAACGAAGACTCAGTGTCGCTGCAGAATGATGGCTACATGCTGCAGGAGAAGAAACGCCTCAGTGAGGAATGGAAGAGCTTAGAGGAACAGAGAAAGAGCTTTGAGAGGGAAAGGAGGAACTTCACTGAAGCAGCTATTAGACTGAGCCATGAG AGGAAGATCTTTGAGGAGGATCGGGGAACATGGCTCAAACAGCAGTTTCTAAGTATGAGTCCGTTTGGAAACTCAAAGCAGCTTCATGTGCCGAAGTCAGCAAGTGCCTTATTGATCG CTGAAACGGAGGTTAGTGCACCAATGGGTCCAGAAACACTCAGCGAATGGCAACCAGACTCGGCCTCCCCAATACCCAGATCGGTTTCTCTCACATATTCTTCTGCAGCTGATTTGGAGTGTGAACTTCGCCTTATTCCAGAAAATGG TGTGACTTACAGCTCGTCAAAACACAGAAAGGCAGAACATTTTGAGGAATTGAGCCCACTatgcaaaaatgtttctctgcgGGACAAACAGTGGACGGAGAGCGAAGACCTCAGCAACTATTCACTCACACCTGAGAAGAGCAGTAGTATATGA